In one window of Hyla sarda isolate aHylSar1 chromosome 1, aHylSar1.hap1, whole genome shotgun sequence DNA:
- the LOC130302307 gene encoding putative claudin-24 — translation MALAKRTYIQFGGTLFSLAGLILSCVTTYVPLWKNLNLDLNELENWTMGLWQTCVVQEEGGMQCKDFDSFLALSSEFRISRILMCLSNGSGMLGLAISSLGLECVKFGAGNQELKNRLLLLGGIMLWTSGLSVLVPVSWVAYDTVQEFWDESIPDIVPRWEFGEALFMGWFGSFFLFLGGSLLAFSYCFTSSDLSSVSYKPTKQHEQCLSVDSKYPDLTI, via the coding sequence ATGGCTTTGGCCAAAAGAACTTACATACAATTTGGAGGGACTTTGTTTTCTCTGGCAGGATTGATTTTGTCCTGTGTTACCACATATGTGCCTCTCTGGAAAAACTTGAATCTAGATTTGAATGAATTAGAAAACTGGACCATGGGACTCTGGCAGACTTGCGTTGTTCAAGAAGAAGGAGGAATGCAATGCAAAGACTTTGATTCTTTCTTGGCTCTTTCATCAGAGTTCAGGATTTCAAGGATTTTGATGTGCCTATCCAATGGTTCTGGGATGCTTGGACTTGCCATCTCCAGTCTTGGTTTAGAATGTGTGAAATTTGGAGCAGGAAATCAGGAGCTGAAGAATCGACTCTTGCTTCTAGGAGGCATAATGCTTTGGACTTCAGGACTAAGTGTCTTAGTTCCAGTCTCATGGGTGGCTTATGACACTGTTCAGGAGTTTTGGGATGAATCTATCCCAGACATTGTCCCAAGATGGGAGTTTGGTGAAGCTCTTTTCATGGGTTGGtttggaagtttttttcttttccttggtGGATCTCTTCTcgccttctcctactgctttacaTCTTCTGACTTATCATCTGTATCTTACAAGCCTACCAAGCAGCATGAACAATGTTTATCAGTGGACTCAAAATATCCAGATCTGACTATATGA